A part of Haloarchaeobius sp. HME9146 genomic DNA contains:
- the metG gene encoding methionine--tRNA ligase: MSNDDFPTENTAVVTCGLPYANGDLHVGHLRGYTSADTFNRALGKLGQQTAYVCGSDMHGTPIAVNAEKEGVSPEEFSLSYHEQYEETFPRFNIEFDNYGHTHDETNTELTQSIVRKLEEEGYVYEKEIKVAWDPTEDQPLPDRYVEGTCPYCGEQARGDECDEGCGRHLEPGEIEDPVSSVTGNPAEYRERPHKFFEVSELSDYLTEFLDGLEGTSNAKNQPREWIESGLQDWCITRDLDWGIDYPGENPEDLVLYVWVDAPIEYISSTKQYSDRVGKDEYDWEQVWKQDEGEIIHVIGRDIIQHHTIFWPAMLHVAEYNAPRAICATGFVTINGKGLSTSRNRAIWAREYLDEGFHPDLLRYYLTTMGGFQQDLDFSWDRFQERVNGELVGTVGNFLYRSLLFAQRNFGGTPDVDLSAEVEDRIEQAIEDFTDAVNEYEIRRAGDAAVKLAQFGNEYIQQHEPWKLDDEEAAPVIRDCVQIAKAVTLLIEPITPGKAEQAWDQFAGEGDVHEVTVDAALEPPAAEFGEPTELFEKVEDDRVAELNEKLEARVAEAAADDEAEEESESDETDEGEAGDVSDELEPLLDSRIGFDDFQDLDIRVGRIESAEPIEDSDKLAKLEVDIGFETRQVVAGIKQLHDLDELPGTKVVLLANMEKAELFGVESNGMVLAAGEQADLLTTHGDAEPGTKVR; the protein is encoded by the coding sequence ATGAGCAACGACGACTTTCCCACGGAGAACACCGCGGTGGTGACGTGTGGGTTGCCGTACGCCAACGGCGACCTGCACGTCGGCCACCTGCGAGGGTACACGAGTGCAGACACGTTCAACCGCGCCCTCGGCAAGCTGGGCCAGCAGACGGCGTACGTCTGTGGCTCGGACATGCACGGGACACCCATCGCGGTGAACGCCGAGAAGGAGGGCGTCTCGCCCGAGGAGTTCTCGCTCTCGTACCACGAGCAGTACGAGGAGACGTTCCCGCGGTTCAACATCGAGTTCGACAACTACGGGCACACCCACGACGAGACGAACACCGAGCTCACCCAGTCCATCGTCCGCAAACTGGAGGAGGAGGGCTACGTCTACGAGAAGGAGATCAAGGTGGCCTGGGACCCGACCGAGGACCAGCCGCTCCCGGACCGGTACGTCGAGGGGACCTGCCCGTACTGCGGCGAGCAGGCTCGCGGTGACGAGTGTGACGAGGGCTGTGGTCGCCACCTCGAACCAGGTGAGATTGAGGACCCGGTCTCCTCGGTCACGGGCAACCCGGCGGAGTACCGCGAGCGCCCCCACAAGTTCTTCGAGGTCTCCGAACTGTCCGACTACCTCACGGAGTTCCTCGACGGGCTGGAGGGCACGAGCAACGCGAAGAACCAGCCCCGCGAGTGGATCGAATCGGGGCTGCAGGACTGGTGTATCACCCGCGACCTCGACTGGGGTATCGACTACCCCGGCGAGAATCCTGAAGACCTGGTGCTGTACGTGTGGGTCGACGCGCCCATCGAGTACATCTCCAGCACGAAGCAGTACTCCGACCGGGTCGGGAAAGACGAGTACGACTGGGAGCAGGTCTGGAAGCAGGACGAGGGTGAGATCATCCACGTCATCGGCCGTGACATCATCCAGCATCACACCATCTTCTGGCCGGCGATGCTCCACGTGGCGGAGTACAATGCCCCGCGGGCCATCTGCGCGACCGGGTTCGTCACCATCAACGGGAAGGGCCTCTCGACCTCCCGGAACCGCGCCATCTGGGCACGTGAGTACCTCGACGAGGGCTTCCACCCGGACCTCCTCCGGTACTACCTGACGACGATGGGCGGCTTCCAGCAGGACCTCGACTTCAGCTGGGACCGCTTCCAGGAGCGCGTCAACGGCGAGCTGGTGGGGACGGTTGGGAACTTCCTCTACCGGAGTCTGCTGTTCGCCCAGCGGAACTTCGGCGGCACGCCCGACGTGGACCTCTCCGCGGAGGTCGAAGACCGCATCGAGCAGGCCATCGAGGACTTCACCGACGCGGTCAACGAGTACGAGATCCGCCGGGCCGGCGACGCCGCGGTCAAGCTCGCCCAGTTCGGGAACGAGTACATCCAGCAGCACGAGCCGTGGAAGCTGGACGACGAGGAGGCCGCGCCGGTCATCCGCGACTGCGTCCAGATTGCCAAGGCCGTCACGCTCCTCATCGAGCCCATCACGCCCGGGAAGGCCGAGCAGGCATGGGACCAGTTCGCCGGCGAGGGCGACGTCCACGAGGTCACGGTCGACGCGGCACTGGAGCCGCCCGCGGCCGAGTTCGGCGAGCCGACCGAGCTGTTCGAGAAGGTCGAGGACGACCGCGTCGCGGAGCTGAACGAGAAGCTCGAAGCGCGTGTCGCCGAGGCGGCTGCGGACGACGAGGCCGAGGAGGAAAGCGAAAGTGACGAGACCGACGAGGGCGAGGCTGGGGACGTGAGCGACGAACTCGAACCCCTGCTGGATTCGCGCATCGGTTTCGACGACTTCCAGGACCTCGACATCCGCGTCGGCCGCATCGAATCGGCCGAGCCCATCGAGGACTCCGACAAGCTGGCGAAGCTCGAGGTCGACATCGGCTTCGAGACGCGACAGGTCGTCGCGGGCATCAAGCAGCTCCACGACCTCGACGAGCTGCCGGGCACAAAGGTCGTGCTGCTCGCGAACATGGAGAAGGCCGAACTGTTCGGCGTCGAGTCGAACGGGATGGTGCTCGCGGCTGGCGAGCAGGCCGACCTGCTGACGACCCACGGCGACGCCGAGCCGGGCACGAAGGTCCGGTAA
- a CDS encoding DUF3887 domain-containing protein — translation MADALRRRQYLRACTLAAVGALAGCSSSSTDEDEEPTNVTVDRSALPVIGLRTKTAATRAEGSRTASATEGSTQRETTAGPADTPTTAKTVTTPDRTTTASTTRQDTSPTSATTGTGSRTTGTTTGPTSGSGSGGGGSSGGGSSGGGSSGGSGSGGGSSGGGSGGSSSGGGSSGDSSSTTTSQATASTALPDPSPAELRSRGRVLTEALAAGQYQQVADAVVGPAAERITVAALRDAWETQTGPLGAFIGVASTGHLVSEGYDVVLAEATFQQGLLFVAWTFDAGGVVGIWLTEPITD, via the coding sequence ATGGCCGACGCCCTCCGCCGCCGGCAGTACCTTCGGGCGTGCACCCTCGCAGCTGTGGGTGCACTCGCCGGGTGTTCCAGTTCCAGTACCGACGAGGACGAGGAGCCAACGAACGTGACGGTCGACCGGAGCGCGCTCCCAGTGATTGGGCTGCGGACGAAGACAGCAGCGACGAGGGCCGAAGGCTCCCGGACCGCCTCTGCGACCGAAGGCAGTACCCAGCGGGAGACGACGGCGGGACCGGCGGACACACCCACGACGGCGAAGACGGTGACGACACCGGACCGAACGACGACAGCGTCGACGACTCGGCAGGACACGAGCCCCACCAGTGCCACGACCGGGACCGGGAGTCGGACCACGGGGACCACGACTGGACCGACGAGTGGGAGCGGTTCGGGGGGTGGTGGTTCGTCAGGTGGCGGTTCGTCAGGTGGCGGTTCGTCAGGAGGCAGTGGTTCGGGCGGCGGTTCGTCAGGCGGTGGTTCAGGAGGCAGTTCGTCAGGCGGTGGCTCGTCGGGCGACAGCTCCTCCACGACAACCAGCCAGGCGACGGCGAGCACGGCGCTCCCCGACCCCTCACCCGCGGAGCTGCGGTCCAGAGGCCGCGTACTGACCGAGGCGCTCGCGGCCGGCCAGTACCAGCAGGTCGCGGACGCGGTCGTGGGCCCGGCGGCGGAACGCATAACCGTCGCGGCGCTGCGGGACGCCTGGGAGACCCAGACCGGGCCTCTGGGTGCGTTCATCGGGGTGGCGAGCACGGGACACCTCGTCTCCGAGGGGTACGACGTCGTTCTGGCAGAGGCGACCTTCCAGCAGGGGCTGCTGTTCGTCGCCTGGACGTTCGACGCGGGCGGGGTCGTCGGCATCTGGCTCACGGAACCCATCACGGACTGA
- the ppsA gene encoding phosphoenolpyruvate synthase, with product MAVLWLDEIRASDLEAVGGKGASLGELTAAGLPVPPGFVVTAGTYRKFIEEAGIDEELFEAVDVDVDDSKALAAAEERASELILGTPFPDELREEILAAYREVDDGEAFVAVRSSATAEDLPDASFAGQQETFLNVTEDELLERVRECWASLFTQRAIYYRQQQGFDHADVNIAVVVQLMVDAEKSGVMFTSHPSTGEPKMIIESAWGLGEAVVSGTVSPDNYVLDRENDEVLEVTVADKKIQMIKDPDTGETVEVDVDADRRNARVLSDEELSKLRELGETVEDHYDTPQDVEWAIIDGEVFMLQSRPITTIAEGDIGEADETRVDAEMAEEANATTDGSGAVGVEKQQILVQGLGSSPGVASGKARIVKKLDQLDKVGEGDIIVTEMTTPDMVPAMKRAAGIITDEGGMTSHAAIVSRELGVPAVVGAGNATSTLDDGQLITIDGDKGTIREGRVEPDEEEREPVEEVRPQAPVKPMTATEVKVNVSIPEAAERAAATGADGVGLLRMEHMILSTNKTPEKYIEDHGEKAYVDEIVEGVQRVAEEFFPRPVRVRTLDAPTDEFRQLEGGDSEPKEHNPMLGYRGIRRSLDKPELFKHELEAFRRLFSMGYDNVEIMFPLVNDAEDVIRARNLMQEVGIDPNKRRWGVMIETPASALGVEQMAEAGIDFASFGTNDLTQYTLAVDRNNGNVADRFDELHPAVLELIGQTIETCREHDVATSICGQAGSKPQMVQFLVNEGVSSISANIDAVRDVQHEVKRVEQKLILESVR from the coding sequence ATGGCAGTACTCTGGCTGGACGAGATACGGGCCAGCGATCTTGAAGCCGTCGGCGGTAAAGGCGCATCCCTCGGCGAGTTGACCGCCGCAGGGCTCCCTGTACCACCCGGGTTCGTCGTGACCGCGGGCACGTACCGCAAATTCATCGAAGAAGCAGGTATCGACGAAGAGCTGTTCGAGGCCGTCGACGTCGACGTCGACGACTCGAAGGCCCTCGCCGCGGCCGAAGAGCGCGCGAGTGAACTCATCCTCGGCACGCCGTTCCCCGACGAGCTCCGCGAGGAGATCCTCGCGGCGTATCGCGAGGTCGACGACGGCGAAGCGTTCGTCGCCGTCCGTTCGTCCGCGACCGCCGAGGACCTCCCGGACGCCTCCTTCGCGGGACAGCAGGAGACGTTCCTCAACGTGACCGAGGACGAACTCCTCGAGCGCGTGCGGGAGTGCTGGGCGTCGCTGTTCACGCAGCGCGCCATCTACTACCGCCAGCAGCAGGGGTTCGACCACGCCGACGTGAACATCGCGGTCGTCGTCCAGCTGATGGTCGACGCCGAGAAGTCCGGCGTGATGTTCACCAGCCACCCGTCGACGGGCGAACCGAAGATGATCATCGAGTCCGCGTGGGGCCTCGGCGAAGCCGTGGTCTCCGGGACCGTCTCGCCCGACAACTACGTCCTCGACCGGGAGAACGACGAGGTGCTCGAGGTGACGGTCGCGGACAAGAAGATACAGATGATAAAGGACCCCGACACCGGCGAGACCGTCGAGGTCGACGTCGATGCAGACCGGCGCAACGCCCGGGTCCTTTCGGACGAGGAGCTCTCGAAGCTCCGCGAACTCGGCGAGACCGTCGAGGACCACTACGACACGCCCCAGGACGTCGAGTGGGCCATCATCGACGGCGAGGTGTTCATGCTCCAATCCCGGCCCATCACGACCATCGCCGAGGGCGACATCGGTGAGGCCGACGAGACGCGCGTCGACGCCGAGATGGCCGAGGAGGCCAACGCGACCACCGACGGCAGCGGCGCTGTCGGCGTCGAGAAACAGCAGATTCTGGTGCAGGGCCTCGGCTCCAGCCCGGGCGTCGCGTCCGGGAAGGCCCGCATCGTCAAGAAACTGGACCAGCTCGACAAGGTCGGCGAGGGCGACATCATCGTCACCGAGATGACGACGCCGGACATGGTGCCCGCGATGAAGCGCGCCGCCGGTATCATCACCGACGAGGGTGGCATGACCAGCCACGCAGCCATCGTCTCGCGCGAACTCGGTGTCCCCGCCGTGGTCGGCGCGGGCAACGCCACCTCGACGCTCGACGACGGCCAGCTCATCACCATCGACGGCGACAAGGGCACCATCCGCGAAGGTCGCGTCGAGCCCGACGAGGAGGAGCGCGAACCCGTCGAGGAGGTCCGCCCGCAGGCCCCCGTCAAACCGATGACGGCGACGGAGGTCAAGGTCAACGTCTCCATCCCGGAGGCCGCCGAGCGCGCGGCCGCCACGGGAGCCGACGGCGTCGGCCTGCTCCGCATGGAGCACATGATCCTCTCGACGAACAAGACGCCCGAGAAGTACATCGAGGACCACGGCGAGAAGGCGTACGTCGACGAGATCGTCGAGGGCGTCCAGCGCGTCGCCGAGGAGTTCTTCCCGCGGCCGGTCCGCGTCCGCACGCTCGACGCGCCGACCGACGAGTTCCGCCAACTCGAGGGCGGCGACAGCGAGCCCAAGGAACACAACCCGATGCTCGGCTACCGCGGAATCCGCCGCAGCCTCGACAAGCCCGAGCTGTTCAAGCACGAGCTGGAGGCGTTCCGTCGCCTGTTCTCGATGGGCTACGACAACGTCGAGATCATGTTCCCGCTCGTCAACGACGCCGAGGACGTCATCCGGGCGCGCAACCTGATGCAGGAGGTCGGCATCGACCCCAACAAGCGCCGCTGGGGCGTGATGATAGAGACGCCCGCATCGGCGCTCGGCGTCGAGCAGATGGCCGAGGCCGGCATCGACTTCGCCTCCTTCGGCACGAACGACCTCACCCAGTACACGCTCGCGGTCGACCGGAACAACGGCAACGTCGCCGACCGGTTCGACGAACTCCACCCGGCCGTGCTCGAGCTCATCGGCCAGACCATCGAGACGTGTCGCGAACACGACGTGGCCACGTCCATCTGCGGGCAGGCCGGCTCGAAGCCCCAGATGGTCCAGTTCCTCGTCAACGAGGGCGTCTCGTCCATCTCGGCGAACATCGACGCGGTCCGTGACGTCCAGCACGAGGTCAAGCGGGTCGAGCAGAAGCTCATCCTCGAATCGGTCCGCTGA
- the mfnA gene encoding tyrosine decarboxylase MfnA, giving the protein MRGQPQDFDRVLSSMCTPPHPVAREAAERYLATNPGDPATYQTVADLEDDAVAMLGDIVGLDDPAGYIASGGTEANIQAVRMARNRSVSSDPNVVVPESAHFSFQKAADVLAIELRIAPLTDNYTVDLGAVKRFCDEDTAGIVGVAGSTEYGRVDPIPELANIAHRHDALLHVDAAWGGFLLPFTDHDWHFGHAGVDTLTIDPHKMGQAAIPAGGLLAREDELFDALAVDTPYLESAKQATLTGTRSGAGVASAAAAMQELWPDGYREQYETSVANADFLVDALRERGFDVVEPDLPIVTADVSSELFEALREEGWRVSTTGSDEMRVVMMPHVTREMLSAFLTDIDRLRPTVNINT; this is encoded by the coding sequence ATGCGCGGCCAGCCACAGGACTTCGACCGGGTTCTCTCCTCGATGTGCACACCACCACACCCGGTCGCTCGCGAGGCCGCAGAGCGCTATCTCGCCACGAACCCCGGCGACCCCGCGACGTACCAGACGGTCGCCGACCTCGAAGACGACGCCGTCGCCATGCTCGGCGACATCGTCGGCCTCGACGACCCCGCGGGCTACATCGCCAGCGGCGGCACGGAGGCCAACATCCAGGCGGTCCGGATGGCGCGCAACCGCTCGGTGTCGAGCGACCCGAACGTCGTCGTCCCCGAGAGCGCGCACTTCTCGTTCCAGAAGGCCGCCGACGTGCTGGCCATCGAGTTGCGAATCGCGCCACTGACCGACAACTACACGGTGGACCTCGGCGCTGTCAAGCGATTCTGTGACGAGGACACCGCCGGAATCGTCGGCGTCGCCGGCTCGACCGAGTACGGCCGGGTCGACCCGATTCCCGAACTCGCGAACATCGCCCACCGCCACGACGCGCTGTTGCACGTCGACGCGGCCTGGGGCGGGTTCTTGCTTCCCTTCACCGACCACGACTGGCACTTCGGCCACGCCGGCGTGGACACCCTGACCATCGACCCGCACAAGATGGGTCAGGCCGCGATTCCGGCCGGTGGCCTGCTCGCCCGCGAGGACGAACTGTTCGACGCGCTCGCCGTCGACACGCCCTACCTCGAATCCGCGAAACAGGCGACGCTCACGGGTACCCGCTCCGGCGCGGGCGTCGCCAGCGCGGCCGCAGCGATGCAGGAACTCTGGCCCGACGGCTACCGCGAGCAGTACGAGACCTCGGTCGCGAACGCCGACTTCCTCGTCGACGCGCTGCGCGAGCGTGGCTTCGACGTGGTCGAGCCCGACCTTCCCATCGTCACCGCGGACGTCTCCTCCGAGCTGTTCGAGGCGCTCCGCGAGGAAGGCTGGCGGGTCTCTACCACCGGTTCAGACGAGATGCGCGTGGTCATGATGCCCCACGTCACCCGCGAGATGCTGTCGGCGTTCCTGACTGATATCGACCGGCTTCGCCCCACCGTGAACATCAACACTTAG
- the thiC gene encoding phosphomethylpyrimidine synthase ThiC yields MTELRAARNGIVTPAMERVAEREQVSPGFVREQVAEGQAVIPCNQHHDALDPMVIGREFATKVNANIGNSEDSSDPDEELRKLHTAVHHGADTVMDLSTGSDLDAIRQTNLCHSPVPIGTVPLYEALKRAGGSPEDITPEVLCSVVEKQAKQGVDYMTIHAGILLEHLPLTDGRVTGIVSRGGSIMASWMEAHSEQNPLFTHFDDLCEIFAEHDVTVSLGDSLRPGCLADACDDAQYAELDTLGQLTRQAWRHDVQVMVEGPGHVPMHKVRENVERQQEVCDGAPFYVLGPLVTDVAPGYDHISSAIGGAIAAEAGAAMLCYVTPKEHLGLPEEQDVRDGLAAYRIAAHSADVAAGREGARDWDDALSAARYEFDWREQFRLALDPERARDFHDQTLPGDNYKEARFCSMCGVEFCSMRIDQDARANSDRERRVEVPDLADSPAAAVNQPPVGTHEGADVPEQGPEEFVEQD; encoded by the coding sequence ATGACGGAGCTCCGCGCCGCCCGGAACGGTATCGTCACGCCAGCGATGGAACGCGTCGCCGAACGAGAGCAGGTCTCGCCCGGATTCGTCCGTGAGCAGGTCGCCGAGGGACAGGCGGTCATCCCCTGCAACCAGCACCACGACGCGCTCGACCCGATGGTGATCGGTCGCGAGTTCGCCACCAAGGTGAACGCGAACATCGGCAACAGCGAGGACTCGAGCGACCCCGACGAGGAACTACGCAAGCTGCACACCGCGGTCCACCACGGGGCGGACACGGTGATGGACCTCTCGACGGGGAGCGACCTCGACGCCATCAGGCAGACGAATCTCTGTCACTCGCCGGTTCCCATCGGGACGGTGCCGCTCTACGAGGCGCTCAAGCGCGCCGGGGGCAGCCCCGAGGACATCACACCCGAGGTCCTGTGCTCGGTCGTCGAGAAACAGGCGAAACAGGGCGTGGACTACATGACCATCCACGCAGGAATCCTGCTTGAGCACCTGCCACTGACCGACGGGCGCGTCACGGGCATCGTCTCTCGCGGCGGGTCCATCATGGCATCGTGGATGGAGGCCCACAGCGAGCAGAACCCCCTCTTTACGCACTTCGACGACCTCTGCGAGATATTCGCGGAACACGACGTCACGGTCAGCCTCGGCGACAGCCTGCGCCCTGGCTGTCTCGCCGACGCCTGCGACGACGCCCAGTACGCTGAACTCGACACCCTCGGGCAGCTCACCCGACAGGCCTGGCGACACGACGTGCAGGTCATGGTCGAGGGGCCTGGTCACGTCCCGATGCACAAGGTCCGCGAGAACGTCGAGCGCCAGCAGGAAGTCTGCGATGGCGCGCCCTTCTACGTTCTCGGCCCACTCGTGACCGACGTGGCACCCGGCTACGACCACATCAGCAGCGCTATCGGGGGCGCCATCGCGGCCGAGGCCGGCGCGGCGATGCTCTGCTACGTCACGCCCAAGGAACACCTCGGCCTGCCAGAGGAGCAGGACGTGCGGGACGGCCTCGCGGCGTACCGTATCGCGGCCCACTCCGCGGACGTGGCCGCGGGCCGGGAAGGTGCCCGCGACTGGGACGACGCGCTCTCGGCGGCCCGGTACGAGTTCGACTGGCGCGAGCAGTTCCGCCTCGCGCTCGACCCGGAACGCGCCCGCGACTTCCACGACCAGACCCTGCCCGGCGACAACTACAAGGAGGCCCGCTTCTGCTCGATGTGCGGCGTCGAGTTCTGTTCGATGCGTATCGATCAGGACGCCAGGGCGAACAGCGACCGGGAGCGTCGCGTGGAGGTCCCGGACCTGGCCGATTCACCCGCCGCGGCGGTGAACCAGCCACCGGTCGGGACCCACGAAGGGGCCGACGTACCGGAACAGGGCCCAGAGGAGTTCGTAGAGCAGGACTGA
- a CDS encoding PhzF family phenazine biosynthesis protein → MDTYRALQVDAFTDEPLAGNPAGVLPDAEGLTDEQMQQVARELAVSETAFVLPSDEADYRLRYFTPTQEVDLCGHATVGAFGHLHEDGVIDAGEYTVETNVGVLDVAIDADGTVWLTQDTPHVREVEPTYERVAEALGVDVAALKDVGADLPLAVASTGVRYLLVPVNFLEHLGNADPDLAAVEALTDEFDALGVYPFTFDAVGADATLHARMFAPGAGVPEDPVCGTGAGAVTAYLDHYGAFADEFPEEVVVEQGHYVDRPGRVRARVDPVRVGGRSVTVLDGSLVVPDAEEDEILEV, encoded by the coding sequence ATGGATACCTATCGTGCGCTGCAGGTCGACGCCTTCACCGACGAGCCGCTGGCCGGGAACCCGGCGGGGGTCCTTCCCGATGCCGAGGGGCTGACCGACGAGCAGATGCAACAGGTCGCGCGGGAACTCGCAGTCTCCGAGACCGCGTTCGTGCTGCCCAGCGACGAGGCCGACTACCGACTCCGGTACTTCACGCCGACCCAGGAGGTCGACCTCTGCGGGCACGCGACGGTAGGGGCATTCGGCCACCTCCACGAGGACGGAGTCATCGACGCGGGCGAGTACACCGTCGAGACGAACGTGGGCGTCCTCGACGTCGCCATCGACGCCGACGGCACGGTCTGGCTCACGCAGGACACGCCACACGTCAGGGAGGTCGAACCGACGTACGAGCGCGTGGCCGAGGCGCTGGGCGTCGACGTGGCTGCCCTGAAGGACGTGGGTGCCGACCTGCCGCTCGCAGTCGCATCGACCGGGGTCCGCTACCTGCTGGTCCCCGTGAACTTCCTCGAACACCTCGGGAACGCGGACCCGGACCTCGCCGCGGTCGAGGCACTGACCGACGAGTTCGACGCGCTGGGCGTGTACCCGTTCACCTTCGACGCGGTCGGCGCGGACGCGACCCTCCACGCCCGGATGTTCGCCCCCGGCGCGGGAGTGCCGGAGGACCCGGTGTGTGGCACTGGTGCGGGCGCGGTGACGGCGTACCTCGACCACTACGGCGCGTTCGCCGACGAGTTCCCGGAGGAGGTCGTGGTCGAACAGGGCCACTACGTCGACCGGCCCGGACGGGTCCGGGCGCGCGTCGACCCCGTACGGGTCGGTGGGAGAAGCGTCACGGTCCTCGACGGGTCGCTGGTCGTTCCGGACGCAGAAGAAGACGAGATTCTCGAGGTGTAG
- a CDS encoding alpha/beta fold hydrolase produces MDDALPRRRILRALAATGTVALAGCSGGGAETETTTRPGTDTTLPTGTPTATDTGTTRQPTTEALSPEELTTRARELTLDLGNGAYDSLTDEFVGQAAEQVSADVLRQAWTTQTSGKGEFTGIASADYAEQNGVQLVVVRATFQSGVLLVNWAFDDAGGVVGLRLNQPSSAWGAPEYADQSSFTESELTLPSPACDLGATLSMPTGSGQVPGVVLVHGSGPNDRDETVGPNKVFKDLAWGLASQGIAVLRYDKRTFACEVVRTDATIDAVTVDDAVTAIDRLAAEDRIADVTVVGHSLGGLAAPRIATRADVARVVMLAAPHTPLWRLIPEQVRYLAELDETVSDAERAQIEQFDQAADRIAAGEFSDDDSLMGFPGTFWRSLTQYDHVAAAQALSVPTLLAQGERDYQVPPSELDAWAGALTRETVSFRSFAALNHLLMPGEGPANPSEYFTQNHVGVDLVAEVAEFVAGSPARVV; encoded by the coding sequence ATGGACGACGCCCTCCCTCGCAGACGCATCCTCCGCGCCCTCGCGGCGACCGGCACGGTCGCCCTCGCCGGCTGTTCCGGCGGCGGAGCCGAGACGGAGACCACGACCCGACCCGGGACCGACACGACGCTTCCGACCGGCACGCCCACCGCAACGGACACCGGGACCACCCGGCAGCCCACCACCGAAGCGCTCTCCCCCGAAGAACTGACGACCCGCGCCCGCGAACTCACCCTCGACCTCGGCAACGGTGCGTACGACAGCCTCACCGACGAGTTCGTCGGGCAGGCCGCAGAGCAGGTCTCTGCTGATGTGCTCCGGCAGGCGTGGACGACACAGACCAGCGGGAAGGGCGAGTTCACCGGCATCGCCAGCGCCGACTACGCGGAACAGAACGGGGTCCAGCTCGTCGTGGTGCGCGCGACCTTCCAGAGCGGCGTCCTGCTCGTCAACTGGGCCTTCGACGACGCGGGCGGCGTGGTCGGACTGCGGCTGAATCAGCCGTCCTCCGCGTGGGGCGCGCCCGAGTACGCGGACCAGTCCAGTTTCACCGAATCCGAACTCACGCTCCCGTCTCCGGCCTGTGACCTCGGCGCGACGCTTTCGATGCCGACCGGCTCGGGACAGGTGCCCGGCGTCGTACTGGTCCACGGCTCCGGTCCGAACGACCGCGACGAGACGGTCGGCCCGAACAAGGTGTTCAAGGACCTCGCGTGGGGACTCGCCTCGCAGGGAATCGCAGTGCTGCGGTACGACAAACGGACCTTCGCCTGCGAGGTTGTGCGGACCGACGCGACCATCGACGCCGTGACCGTTGACGACGCAGTGACGGCCATCGACCGGCTCGCGGCCGAGGACCGGATTGCGGACGTGACCGTGGTCGGGCACAGCCTCGGCGGGCTGGCGGCCCCGCGCATCGCCACCCGGGCCGACGTGGCTCGCGTCGTCATGCTCGCTGCCCCGCACACCCCGCTGTGGCGGCTCATCCCCGAGCAGGTGCGCTACCTCGCGGAGCTCGACGAGACCGTCTCCGACGCCGAGCGCGCGCAGATCGAGCAGTTCGACCAGGCCGCGGACCGCATCGCGGCGGGCGAGTTCTCCGACGACGACTCGCTGATGGGCTTCCCGGGGACGTTCTGGCGCAGCCTGACGCAGTACGACCACGTCGCGGCGGCGCAGGCGCTCTCGGTGCCCACGCTGCTCGCGCAGGGTGAGCGCGACTACCAGGTGCCGCCCAGCGAACTCGACGCCTGGGCGGGTGCACTCACGCGAGAGACGGTCTCGTTCAGGTCCTTCGCCGCCCTGAACCACCTGCTCATGCCGGGCGAGGGCCCGGCGAACCCGAGCGAGTATTTCACCCAGAACCACGTCGGGGTCGACCTCGTGGCCGAGGTCGCGGAGTTCGTCGCCGGGTCGCCTGCCCGAGTGGTGTAG
- a CDS encoding YqaA family protein, which translates to MLLDSIVLAPWFDYHWLEAAVETATGWVGLGIIAIYSFLIAFVLPLPSEIVLAPKLQLGVPRTLELGLIMVASGLGKAGGSVFAFHIGQEAKEAGPVVRFLKRSRFDVIEWSEKQTVELARKYGYAGLAMALSVPFFPDTLSIYAFAVLEEDYLKFAAATFVGSVGRLLVTVLFFSGAFALL; encoded by the coding sequence ATGCTCCTCGATTCCATCGTGCTCGCCCCGTGGTTCGACTACCACTGGCTCGAAGCGGCAGTCGAAACCGCGACCGGCTGGGTCGGTCTCGGTATCATCGCCATCTACTCGTTCCTCATCGCGTTCGTGTTGCCCCTGCCCAGCGAGATCGTCCTCGCGCCGAAACTCCAGCTCGGGGTCCCGCGCACCCTCGAACTCGGGCTCATCATGGTCGCGAGTGGCCTCGGCAAGGCCGGTGGCAGCGTGTTCGCGTTCCACATCGGCCAGGAGGCCAAGGAAGCCGGCCCCGTCGTCCGGTTCCTGAAACGCTCGCGCTTCGATGTCATCGAGTGGTCGGAGAAGCAGACGGTCGAACTCGCACGCAAGTACGGGTACGCCGGGCTCGCGATGGCGCTGTCGGTTCCCTTCTTCCCCGACACGCTCTCCATCTACGCCTTCGCCGTGCTCGAAGAGGACTACCTGAAGTTCGCGGCCGCGACGTTCGTCGGCAGCGTCGGGCGGCTGCTGGTCACCGTCCTGTTCTTCAGTGGCGCGTTCGCGCTGCTGTGA